In the genome of Sphingopyxis sp. YF1, the window ATGCCGCCTTTTACGAAGAGCGGGTGGCAAAGAGCCTGTCCGAAAAGGTGTTCGGCACGCTCTACCCGTCGCTGGGCAAAGCCGTTGCGGCGGCGGCGCCAGCCGATACCCCGCTCGACGACGTGCGGCAGGCGACGCTGATCCTGCTCTATCGCCTGCTGTTCGTCCTCTATGCCGAGGACCGGGGGCTATTACCGGTGAAGGATCGACGGTTCGACGACTATGCCTTGCGCATCGCGCGCATCGACGTCGGGCAGCGCAAGGACGCGGGCGATGCCTTTTCTGCGGTCGCGCGCAATTACTGGAACCGCTTCGCCGACCTTGCCACCATGATCGACAAGGGCGATCCGTCGGTGGGATTGCCGCCCTATAATGGCGGGCTGTTCAATGCCGACGCCACCCCCTTGCTGGCGTCGATTGCGCTGCCCGATGCGGTGATGGCGGAGGCGATCGACATATTGTCATTCGAACAAGCGGGCGGGCGGCGGCGCTATATCAATTACCGCGACCTGTCGGTGCAACAGCTTGGTTCGATCTATGAGCGGTTGCTGGAATTCGAACTGACGCGCGATGCCGACGGCGCGGTCGATGTCCGGCCAAACATCTTCGCGCGCAAGAATTCGGGCAGCTATTACACGCCCGACGAGCTGGTCCTGTTGATCCTCGACGAAACGCTCGCGCCGCTGATCGAAGATGCGCTGGACGGTTTCAAGGCGGGGCTGGCGGCGCTGAAACCCAAGGACAGCGAAGATTACCGCATCGCGCAGTTGCAGAAGGCCGATCCCGCGCGGGCGATCACGCGGTTGAAGGTTTGCGACCCGGCCATGGGGTCGGGCCATTTCCTTGTCTCGCTGGTTGATCGCCTGACCAATCACGCGCTCGACGCCATCGAAGAGGCGCGGGCGCTGGCACGCGATGTTGCGGAACTCGATTATGAAAGCCCGGTGTCCGAAGAGATTCGCCGGGTGCGCGCGACCATCCGGCACAATGCCGACGACGCGGGCTGGAGCGTCAGCGAAGAGCAATTGGACGATCCCCAGCTTGTGAAGCGCATGGTGCTGAAACGCTGTGTCTATGGCGCCGACAAGAATCCGATGGCGGTCGAACTGGCGAAGGTCGCGCTGTGGCTGCATACCTTTACCGTCGGCGCGCCGCTGAGCTTTATCGACCATCATCTGGCGGCGGGCGACAGTCTGTTCGGGTTGTGGGTGCGCGACGCGCTCGACAAGGCGGGGAAGGGCGGCGGGCTGTTCCTGCACGAGCCGCTGACCAATGCGCAGCGCCAAGCTGTCGTCATGCGCACCATCGAATCGCTGACCGATGCCGAGGTGGCCGAGGCGCATCGCAGCGCCGAAATGTGGCACGACGTCGAAGCGCAGACGGGGCCGCTGGACGGCTTTGTCAGCTTTATGCACGCGCTCGAATGGCTCGACCTGAAAAGGGAGGACAAGGCGCTGGTCGCGCTGTGGCTCGACGGGCGGTTCGGGGAACCGATCCCGATTGCGCGCGGCCGGGTCGCGCCCGAAGGCGGCAAGGCGCGTCCCGAAGAGGTGGAGCGCTTTACGGCGGTCTGGCGCGAGGCGCGGGCGCTGATCGACGAAGAGCGGTTCCTGAACTGGCAAATCCATTTTCCCGGTGTCTGGGACAATTGGGGCAGTACCGAACGCGAAGGCGGCTTCGACGCCATCGTGGGCAATCCGCCTTGGGACAGGATCAAGCTGCAACAGGTCGAATGGTTCGCGGCGCGGCGGCCCGACATTGCCAAGGCGCAGCGCGCATCCGATCGGGCGCGCATGATCAAGGCGTTGAAAGGTGCTGGCGACCCGCTGTTCGACGATTACCAGAAGGCCGACAAGCGCGCCGCAGACACGCTGCGGATTGCCCGCAAGGGTGGGCATTACCCGCTGTTGAGCCGGGGCGACATCAACCTTTACAGCCTGTTCGTCGAGCGGGCGCATAGTCTGGTCAAACCGGGCGGGATGGTCGGGCTGTTGACCCCCAGCGGCATCGCGTCGGACCTGTCGGCATCGGAGTTTTTCCGCAAGATCGCGACCGGTTCCCATTTGCGCGCGCTCTATGATTTTGAGAATCGCCGCACGCGATACGGGCTGGAGCCATTCTTTCCCGACGTCGATAGCCGGTTCAAATTCGCAGCTATGATTGCCAGCCCCGCCCGGACGTTTGAAGCGTCGCATTGCGGTTTCTTTCTGCAATCGGTCGATGAGCGCAAAAATCCCGATCAGGCGTTCCCGATCACGGCGGCGGACTTTGCGCGGGTCAATCCCAACACCGGCACCGCACCGATTTTCCGCACCCGCCGCGACATGGCGTTGACGACGGCAATCTATGGCCGCGTGCCGGTGCTGGTCGATAAATCTGGCGACGAGCCGAAGGCAGCGTGGCCCGTCAAATACGTGCGAATGTTCGATATGACGAACGACAGCCACTTGTTCCGCACGCGGGCCGAACTGGAGGGGCAAGAAGGCGCGTGGCCGATTGGCGGCAACCGCTGGCAGTCCGCAGCGGGGCAATGGGTGCCGCTCTACGGTGGGCGCATGATCCATCAATTTGATCATCGCGCAGCGTCGGTGACGGTAAACGAAGAGAATTTGCACAATGCGGCTCTAAGCGGAGAGATTACGGCGGCAATGAAAGCCGACCCAGCGTTCGTGCCCGATCCGCAGTTTTTTGTTCTAGCGACCGCCGACGTTTCCAAGGGCGCAGCAATAGCGTTTCGGGATATTGCACGGGCAACCGATGCCCGCACCGCGATTGCGGCCTTTGTACCCAACCGGGCGGCGGGCAACACTGCGCCCCTTATTGTGTCCGACGCGCCACTGATCGAACAATGCCTTTTGCTGGCAAATCTGTCGGCCGTCGCCCTCGATTATGTCGTGCGCCAGAAGGCGCAAAGCACGCATCTTAATTGGTACATTGTCGAGCAATTGCCCCTGTTGCCGCCCGCCGCTTATGCACGCCCGTTCGGCCTTAAGTCTGCGAACGACATTGTTCGCGCCGCCGCATTGGAGCTGACCTACACCGCGCACGACATGGCGCCCTTCGCGCGCGACCTGGGGCATGTCGATGACGCGGGCGAAGTGCTGCCGCCCTTTATCTGGGACGAAGAGCGGCGGCTGCATTTGCGCGCCAAGCTCGATGCGCTCTATTTCATCCTCTACGGCATCTTCGATCCGGCCGACGTGGCGCAAAGCCGCGACGATATTCGCTACATCTATTCGACCTTCCCGATTGTGGAACGGCAGGACGCCGCCACCTATGGCAGCTATCGCAGCCGCGATCTTGCGCTGGCCTACATCAACGCGCTGATCGCCGGACAGCCCGACGCGGTGGTCGCGGGGTAATGGCAAAACGCAAGCCCGACGTGCGAAAGGATGGCGCCCTTTACTGGTTTTCGCTGCCCAAGGCCGCCGGGCTTGCCGGGTTGACCAAAAAGGAAATGATGCGCCGCGCCGATGCGGGGGAACTGCGCACCGATGCGATCGTGCAGCCGGACGACCGACTGGCGCGCATCGACATTTGGGGATTCGGTGCGCGTCGATTGCTGCTATGATGGCAACATGGGTGGTTACGGATCAGGACGGCAAGGCGGGCGACCGATTGCGGACAATGCGCTGTTCGTCGAACTGTCATGGATGCTGCGCACCGGGCGTGCGGTCGATGGCGAGATACGAAGTGGGCAATTGAGCTGGCAGCGGCGGGGCGAGACGTTCGCGTGGATCGGCTATCAGTGCGACATGACCGATCCCGACGCGGCGATGCTGACGCTGGATTATCGTCGCACGCCCAGCGGCGGCGAACCGGAGAGTGTGACGCAGCGGATCAGGCTGGTTTCGACGCAGCCTCATTTCGGCGGACGGCGATGGTGGATGCTTTGCCCCTATCGCGGGGTGCGCGCCGACAAGCTGTATATGCCGAGCGGCGGCGACCGCTTCGCATCGCGGCAGGCATGGCGGCTGGGCTATCAGTCGCAACGCGAGACGGCGCGCGACCGGCCATTCTCGCAACTGTTCGCGCTGCAAAAGCGGTTGGGGTGCGAAAGGGGCTGGGAACAGCCGATCCGCCGACCGAAGGGAATGTGGCACCGCACCTATGCGCGGCTCGAAGAGCGATATTGGGAACTGGACCAACGCTGCGCCGTCGAAATGATCGGGTCGCTGGCGCGATTGCGTGCATTGGGGATAGCGAAGCCCTGACTGCCGATCCGGCGGGCTGGCTATTTTAGTGAAAAATAGTGGGGCCAGCCTAGGCGTCGCAAGGGCGCTTATTAGGGATTCATTGGGGAAATGGCCCGGCCTTGTTCCAAAAATCCCGGAAAAGCTGGTGACCCCTACGGGAATCGAACCCGTGTTTCAGCCGTGAGAGGGCCGCGTCCTGACCGCTAGACGAAGGGGCCGCAAATGCCGGTCCGGCATGAAGACCGAAGATGGTGACCCCTACGGGAGGGGTCGGATGGGCTGGAAGCCCACGGTTTTCCGACATTTTACGCGACGTGAAACGACGCATGTGTACTCAGTAGGTGTACTCACGATTGCGAGCACGCTGCCGCGATAGCCGTTGGTGAGGTGATCTGTAAAGGCTGCTTTGCGCCTGATCCCGGTCATAGCCGGCCACGAGACCGATGCCTGAGAGCTGCCGTTCGGGTGCTTCAGAACTTACCGGCAGGAACGCGCCTGATCTAAGCCGTAGCCGGCCGCGAGGCGGCAGCCTGAAACCTGCCGTTCGCGAATGTCAGAGCAGGAAATCAGCAATGCGCCCGATTTCGTTCGTTCGACATGCTGACTACTCAACGCGAAACCAGCTCCTCATTCGTTGCAGCTTGCGCAAGAGGAGAAGGGCGTGAGTGCCAAAAAGCGCGCGACCTGAGTGTGCTTACAACAGCCCGAAGCGCCCCTCAGCCGGGTTGCGCGTAAACACTGTAAGGTTGAGGCCCTCGAGTTCGCTATCTGGCGGATGCTGATTTTCAATGATGATAACTTGGCTTTCAACGCCATGATGTGCCTTGAGGTAGCCATAGAAGCGCTCTTTCAGATCAGTACCTTGCAGCGCGGTATCCTCGTCCCCTTCGGGCTTGAAATAGGCAAGGAGCGGGGAGTCCAGAAGCAGAAAGCCCGGGTGCGGTAGTTCATGCTCCTGGCAATATTCGAGTAATGTGATCGAAACGGCGGCATGCGTAATTGCGCGCAGTCCCTTGCCGCGACTGCCTCTCGGTTTACCGTCGATGACGAAATCGCTCGCATCCTTGTCGTAATAGACGCGGCATTCGCCAGGAAAATTCCACGCTTTGAGGATTTGTTCGACCTTCAACGAGAACTGGTGTGCGACCACCTCCGAGAAACCAATCGCAACCTTAGCATTTGCGGCAGGCTCTGGCGCCACGTCATCGAGACTTGCGCGGCGCGCCTCGAGATGTCGATGGACGAAGTTATTATGTGCCACTGCCGTAGGAAGGTAAGTGATGCGGCAAATCTGAAATTCGTCGAAAAGCAGGTCGTCAAAAGGACCTACGGTTTCGATCACGAGGCTCATTTTCGATCGATGCTTATTCGCCTCGTTGGCATAGTGACGATTGAAGAAATTGGAAAAACGATAAACGTCGCGGTACATACCAAGTTTGTTGCGGAATTGAGCAACCTTAAGACCGTCCGCGACAGTCTTGCCCATACATATGTGAAGCAGGTTTCAGCGATTGATGCGCCTTCAACGACGAGAGCGCGATTCAATTCATTGTGGGACGGTCTGAAAGCGTATGACGACGCGTTGCGGCGGCTTTAGTTTCGTATAGTGGGGCCTCTCGGCCCCCATCCCAAAGGCCAGCGCCAGCAAAGCGCAAAACCGATGCCCCAGCCTCGATCATAGCGGGCGTTATATAAATCTCATTGGAGAAACCCGCCTGTGTCACTTCCGCTCTGCTTTCTCATGTATATAAATGCCCGACTTCGCCTATACCGCAGGCGCCGAGATATCGCCGCGCAAGGGCAGGCGGTTTTGGATCGCGAGCGACGACATTCCGGCGCGGGTCGGCAGGCGCAGCGTCACGCCGGAAACCTATAACGGCCTCGGCCTGGCAACCAGAATCGGGCCACTCGTTTTCGTGCTGACCCCCAGCGGCCGCGCGTTGCTTGTCGTGCAGGGTGCGAGCCTCAGCGCCGCGGGGAAGTCCCGGTCGGCGAAGTCGCTGCGCAAGAATGGCGGACTGCGGAAGGGGCAAGTTGCCGCCGAGACGATCGTCGCTTTTGTCGGCATCCGTCGCACCTCGCGCGCCGCCCGGGTCGACGTGCCTTCGATCATGCGCGAGGCGCAGGCTTCGTTGCCGGGGCTGATCGATCAGCAGCTGGGGAAGGGATGACGGTTGCGCGGCCGCGCGCGTTGCTGAGGCGGCGCGCTCCCTAGGGTTGGCGGTTTTGGCGCCCACGCCATATCCATTTGGCTGTGGCGACGGCTGCCCACGTGATCAGGTAAACGACAGCGCACAATAAAAAGCCGGCACCCACCCCGATCCACCATGCCTCCCAGCCCTGATAGGCGCTGTCATTTCCTTCGAGCCATATATTGGCCACTCGTTGACGTTTAATGTGCCGTCAGACCGGGGCGAATAGCCGATACCTATGTCCAGGTGGGGAAATTTCGGTCGAATTCTCTCACCGCATCGGGGATTTACCGAAATTAGTCCTGCTTTTCGAACGCAAACCATGGCGGCGTAGCGAAACCGCACGACATCTATCGCTTACCGCCCTGAACTCCTGAACAGCGCGGCCATGAAGGTGGCTTGGGCAGCGATACGGAGCGTCTGATTCGCTTCTTTGCGAAAACCATGGCCCTCGTCACCGAAAAGGATATATGGCGCATGAATTCCTCGCGCCCGCAATGCCGAGACGATTTGATCTGATTCCGATCGCGGGACCCGCGGATCATTGGCCCCTTGCATCACAAGCAATGGCTTCTGCATGCGCTCCACATTCGTGAGCGGAGAAATCGCCTTTAGAAATTTCCGCATTTCTACATCGCGCTCGTCGCCATATTCAGGCCGCCGGAGGGCCCGTCGATACTCCGCCGTACTCTCGAGAAATGTAATGAAATTGGATACGCCATAGGCATCGGCCCCTCCGGCAAGGCGATCCGGATAATGGATCAGGCTGGCAAGAGTGAGATAACCACCATAGGAACCGCCCGAGACGATGACGCGCTTCGGGTCCAAGTCGCGTTGGCTAGCGACCCACTCAAGCAATGCGCCGACATCGCGAACCGCGTCCTCGCGTTTCATTCCGTTGTCCAAGCTCATAAAGTGCTTGCCATAACCTGCGCTTCCCCGAACATTGGGCTGAATGACAGCCGCGCCGAGCGACCGAGCATAATATTGTAGGTCGCTCCTATAAACGGGCCTTGCCTGATCCTCCGGACCACCGTGGAAATCGATGATGACCGGTATTCGTACGTTCGCCTTGGCGGTCTCGGGACGATATAGAAACGCTGGAATTTGGAGACCGTCGAATGACCGGAAACGGATCAGCTTTGGTTCGATAAACCCATCCGTCAACGCGATTTCCGAGTCCGGTATTGTCCAGCGCTCGAGCTTTTGCCCTGCGAGCCTCAAGACCCACACATCGCCGGGCGACGTCGCCGTCGCAAGCCCGAAGGCGATCCGACTGCCGTCGGGAGAATAACGCAAGGTAGAGATAACGCCGCGGGGCAACTTCGGGCCAGGATGCACGCGACCGCTTGCAATATCGATCAGATAAAGCTCGGAATAGCCGTCGGCGTTGACAGTATAGGCTGCCGATCTCCCATCAGGCGCCAAGTCGAATAGCTCGACATTCCATCCGCTGCGCCGCGTAAGGTCGCGCTGCTTGCCGCTCCGCAGGTCAAGGCTGACCAGCCGCATCGCATCCGATCCCGCATCGCTGACATAGATTATCGATTGATCATCGGGAAAGAATTGGGGGTCGCGGAGCATCGCGCCTTGCTCGCCGGCGACCGGCGTTGTCGTTCCCGTGACCAGATCGACCAGTACCATCGAACGTTCGGTTGGCGCGATTTGGCGCGAAATTATGAGGCGATTGCCATCGTTCGAGAAAGCCACCGGAAAGGCCGAGCCCGCGTCCTTGTAGACGCGCTTTGGCAGGTCGGGCTTGGACGCATCGACAACAACCACCTCATGTTCGGCGGAACCGCGCGCGACGCTCGCCCAAGCTACGTGTCGTCGGTCGGGACTGACCGCCGTCAGAAGATTTCGCGTATCGGGCTCGCTGAGCCGCCGCGGGGCCGTACCAATTCCAGCGAGCAGGACTTCGTACCATTCGTCTCCCGCCGCATCGCGGATGTAGGCGAAACCACCGCCCGCCAGGGGAAAGCCGATAATAGGGGGATCAGCCGCGGTGGTAAGCTGCTGCCGCATTCCTTTGGGCGCGGCCAGGCGAAAAAGCTGGTTCGCCGCGCCGTCTCGCGCCTGGATGAGCAAGGAGCCATCCTCAAACCAATCGAGCAGACTGACGCCGCGAAGCGATTCATATGCGCGAGCGGCTTCGAGATCTGCCTCCTTAATCAGAGGCAGATGTTCCAGGCGCGCCGCGCCTACCTCTTGAATATCGCGCCCCGGCGACCTGGACTGCTGCGAACTGCCGAGTGCAGCAGCGGAGACTCCAAGCGCAAGCAGCATAGCGCCCAAACTGCGCAGGAATGGTGCCGCAATCATTGCTCCGCCGCCGCAGATATCAGATGAATGCGAAATATGAGCGCACTGTCAGGGGGAATCGGCCCCGCACCTTTTGCCCCATAGGCAAGCTCCGCCGGGATATAGACCATCCATTCATCGCCGGGGCGCATCAACCTCAGAGCGACTTGCCATCCCGGAATTACTTCACGCCCCTTAAATGTATCCGGGTCACCCCGCGCGAAAGAGGAGTCGAAAATTTCGCCGGAGGGCAAGCTGCCCTCATAATGAACGGTCAGATTGCCGGACAGTTTGGGATGGTCGCCATCCTGTGATCCCGATGCCAGAATCCTATATTGAATGCCTGGGAGCACGACGACGCCTTGCTCGCGGGCGTTACGATTAAGAAATGCGGTAGAGTTCGACTCTTTTGCAAACGCGAATGGCTGAGAAGTGCTCGCACAACCGATGGCGGCCAGCATCACGGCTGCCTTGGCCGAGCCGCTGAGGCGGCGGACCTTCTCGGCTCCGATCATGGGGCGTGACCCTTCTCGCTACGCCGAAGCTCGAGGCGCTGCAGCGACCTGCCATTTAATTGCACGACGGCATCGCCGGCGGGTACGTCCTTAGCAGTGACGATATCCTCAGTCATGATGCCGCCCGCCGTTTGCGTCGATACGAGAAGCAACAGGTCGCGATATTTGAAGATGCTGACGAGCGTGTCGCCGAAAAGGCGCGCAGGGAGGCGAACATCCGGACCTTCGGGCACCGCACCTTCGTCGATGTAAAGATCGTCGGCGCCCGTTCCGCGACAAAGCTTGTAGTCCTTGACCCCCTTTACTACGCCAGCCTCACGATAAGTCGTCACAAAAGGCGTGCAGGTCGCGTCCTGCGTCGGCCAAGGCCCGATGTCCCGACTGATCGTTATGGGCGGAGCGCCCCCCCGTTCGGGGAAGTTGATGAGCGTCCCCTCCCAATGCCCCGACCAGTCGGGCACGGCCGGCGAAGCTGCCGCCAACAATAGCGCGGTGATCACATCGCCACCCTGAAACCGGCATAGAACAGCCGACCCACGCTATCGAACTGGGCACCGCCGAAGCCAGCACCGTATATGCTGAAGGGTGGTTTTTTGTCGGCAAGATTGTCGACGCCGAGATAGAAGCTGCGTCCCTCGCCAAAATCAAAGCCAAGCCGAAGGTCGTGATAGTTGTAGGAGCCGGTCTTCACCCAACCCGGTGCACGGCGATTGACATTTAAGGGTGCCGCGCCGTTCACACTTTCAAAGAAGGCAACGTCATCATTCTTGTAATATACGCTCGAGAAATACCGGGCTCGATGGGTTAATTCCACCGGCCCCAGCGTTAGCGTCGTTGCCAAAGTTGCTTGAAACCGGGGCGAACTCGGGGTTTCGACGATTTGCGTGCGGAAGTCGGGAAGAGCCGGTGAGCGATAGTCGTCACGCTTGATCACATAACTTGCGAGGCCACGAAACGAAATACCTGCATCGCTCGATAATGGCATCCGATAGCTCAAGTCAGCATCGATGCCCGAGGCCGTCAACCGCGTCAGATTGATCGGATATTGCGTGACGCGCGTAATGTTGAACCCCGCGTCGCGCTCGACGAGCGGGCAAAAGGGATTGTCGAGGGTCGGCGCGTCCACGCATTGCGACGGCACGCGGAATGGGCTGATCGTCGTGCTATTCACGCCCGCAATCGCTCCCTTGAGTTCAATGTTGTAATAATCGACCGACAGGCTGAAACGCGGGATGAAGCTTGGCTGCAGGACCGCACCAAAGCTGTAGGTGGTACCCCGCTCGACATCGAGATCGGGGTTCCCGCTCGTGACGGTAGCGATTGTGATCGGAATGGTCGGCGTCTGAAAATTCGTGGGGATGCCGAGGGCCGCACAATTGGCGCGCCGAGTAGATGTACCCTGCGCAATGAAACGCGCATCACAAGGATCGGTGATCTGCGTCGTCCCGGTCAGCGTGGGTTGAAACAGCTCCGTGACATTGGGCGCGCGCACGGCTCGCTGATAGGATCCGCGAAGCGTCACATCGCGCACCGGCTGATATAAGGCGCTCACACCCCAGGATGTCGTGGTTCCGACCCTCGACAAATTATAATCGCTGAGGCGCCCCGAAACACCTAATTCGAGCCGCCTGGCAAAAGGAAGGTCAGCCAAAACGGGAATTTTGAGCTCGCCGTAAGCCTCGACCACTTCGACCGAACCTGCGACACCGGCCCCGCCCGACTGTGTCCGACCGAGCGTGTCACGGGGATCAGGTGTATAGCGGGTCGATTCCCGGCGAAACTCGGCGCCAACGACAAACCCAATCGCGCCGCCCGGCAAAGTTAGAAATCCCCCCGTGTCACCAGCGAGAAAGCCCCCGGCAAGATGTTGCTGCAATCTGCCCCGAGACGTGGTTGTAATCGCCAGATAATCGCGCGCTGCCGGGGTGACGGCGCCATTTCCAAAGAAATTGGCGGGCGCACAGCCGGCAATATCAGGGTTTGTGCTCGTGGGCGCATTCAGGCGGGACCGGCA includes:
- a CDS encoding FKBP-type peptidyl-prolyl cis-trans isomerase; translated protein: MIGAEKVRRLSGSAKAAVMLAAIGCASTSQPFAFAKESNSTAFLNRNAREQGVVVLPGIQYRILASGSQDGDHPKLSGNLTVHYEGSLPSGEIFDSSFARGDPDTFKGREVIPGWQVALRLMRPGDEWMVYIPAELAYGAKGAGPIPPDSALIFRIHLISAAAEQ
- a CDS encoding S9 family peptidase → MLLALGVSAAALGSSQQSRSPGRDIQEVGAARLEHLPLIKEADLEAARAYESLRGVSLLDWFEDGSLLIQARDGAANQLFRLAAPKGMRQQLTTAADPPIIGFPLAGGGFAYIRDAAGDEWYEVLLAGIGTAPRRLSEPDTRNLLTAVSPDRRHVAWASVARGSAEHEVVVVDASKPDLPKRVYKDAGSAFPVAFSNDGNRLIISRQIAPTERSMVLVDLVTGTTTPVAGEQGAMLRDPQFFPDDQSIIYVSDAGSDAMRLVSLDLRSGKQRDLTRRSGWNVELFDLAPDGRSAAYTVNADGYSELYLIDIASGRVHPGPKLPRGVISTLRYSPDGSRIAFGLATATSPGDVWVLRLAGQKLERWTIPDSEIALTDGFIEPKLIRFRSFDGLQIPAFLYRPETAKANVRIPVIIDFHGGPEDQARPVYRSDLQYYARSLGAAVIQPNVRGSAGYGKHFMSLDNGMKREDAVRDVGALLEWVASQRDLDPKRVIVSGGSYGGYLTLASLIHYPDRLAGGADAYGVSNFITFLESTAEYRRALRRPEYGDERDVEMRKFLKAISPLTNVERMQKPLLVMQGANDPRVPRSESDQIVSALRARGIHAPYILFGDEGHGFRKEANQTLRIAAQATFMAALFRSSGR